The Ammospiza nelsoni isolate bAmmNel1 chromosome 10, bAmmNel1.pri, whole genome shotgun sequence genome includes a region encoding these proteins:
- the HPS3 gene encoding BLOC-2 complex member HPS3 isoform X2, with translation MVQLYNLHPFGSQRVVPCKQEPAHFCCGQDVLFVASTAASCRVDVFTLREQGRCEALGSFATLGPVLRMAHSSADYLVTIEEKSKATFLRAYMNWRCMSAGSSRVCVRMVGHKMEESYSEALKEQMSVVEMPLSDPPLCISCCPVNGDLLVGCKNKLVIFCLKYRVINQNLTVLDFERSLILHIDNLIPVEVAFCARHIAITTELDVLILKLQLVQQSADRTEQCAQGVSAPEKAMDGGVKDESPSTHPSQLELDEFIICQKPVELLGEQSKLCEIPVILESTELPAEDTKHFQVQYLLFRHFAPDQSPFGFCEETKLHSVQLLPVYQTGIPATAYEETENKRKLLSLFCFFSLPHVGYLYSLGKLVELISTYQYSEKSEQAVLTLQFLHVITSQNLQCFTVRCSAAAARSEDPYIDTTVKACPPVTLDVCTLRMQLFIGPRAICHFKNHIILLTKADTEDITERRKPTRRMLSRKTDHIKSRTNSESEPGWNLYIINTVSTIQLYREMVEYSRTYENVKTESCIHLLSEAHLLIRAAIMDPHFLKSDEKEDLLRAFRESCAFLGDCYSRFDTKDYHLALPYYRMSGLSMSEVLKRLVSEGDEMQTYERGFIFYLTHSLNEDSNEELSKESGNKVLQILYLADPVQLPDILCSPSMRNICPLTAVKYLQKVEKMMPSVVLTLTKAFFALKMGDLAMYEHEMHSYKETTLACGFIGQPRLLQQRKEGIVTPTEFAVHLKETQPGLLVAATVALHENSKIELEEADTFFKMLCNSSENTIPQLLVDFWEALLVVSSQEKILRELLLRVTSQYVQRISKKQLPETKPLKTTEDLINSCSHFGLIVPWIASIMSVGCSSDKDYHEDISRLQSLLCSQSISIASALPVLEPLTEADSAGLAVRVLCNTRLGNYEEAIDQLLTRCPGAAVIYAQHELKGDTQALWWNKLLPELCKRTRLTGNDCPVLISSLKETLSIVAMELELRDFLSLLPEDGTAAFFLPHLLHCSQRKLLT, from the exons ATGGTGCAGCTTTACAATCTGCACCCGTTCGGGTCGCAGCGAGTAGTGCCTTGCAAGCAAGAACCGGCTCACTTCTGCTGCGGCCAAGACGTGCTGTTCGTGGCCAGCACGGCGGCGAGCTGCAGGGTGGACGTGTTCACCTTGCGCGAACAGGGCCGCTGCGAGGCCCTGGGCTCCTTCGCCACACTGGGTCCGGTGCTGCGCATGGCGCACAGCTCGGCAG ACTATCTGGTGACaattgaagaaaaaagcaaagcaactTTCCTAAGAGCATATATGAACTGGAGATGCATGTCTGCAGGGAGTTCTCGCGTGTGTGTCCGGATGGTTGGTCACAAGATGGAAGAGTCATACAGTGAAGCCTTAAAAGAACAAATGTCAGTTGTTGAAATGCCACTTTCAGATCCTCCACTGTGCATTTCATGTTGTCCTGTGAATGGAGATCTACTTGTGGGCTGCAAGAATAAACTTGTCATATTCTGTTTGAAATACCGTGTCATAAACCAGAATTTGACTGTGTTAGATTTTGAACGCTCCTTAATTTTGCACATTGATAACCTCATTCCTGTCGAAGTTGCATTTTGTGCCAGACATATAGCCATAACAACAGAGCTGGATGTTCTAATCCTGAAACTGCAACTGGTCCAGCAAAGTGCAGACAGGACAGAGCAGTGTGCTCAGGGAGTCAGTGCACCAGAGAAGGCTATGGATGGAG GTGTGAAAGATGAAAGTCCTTCAACACATCCTTCACAGCTTGAATTAGATGAGTTCATCATATGTCAGAAGCCAGTGGAACTGCTTGGGGAACAAAGTAAGCTGTGTGAGATACCTGTCATACTGGAATCTACAGAGTTACCTGCAGAAGACACAAAGCACTTCCAAGTGCAGTATCTGCTTTTCAG ACATTTTGCGCCCGACCAGTCGCCTTTTGGGTTTTGTGAAGAGACTAAGTTGCACTCTGTTCAACTGCTTCCTGTATACCAGACAG GAATTCCTGCAACAGCCTATGAGGAAACTGAGAACAAGAGAAAACTtctgagtctcttctgctttttctctttacCTCATGTTGGATATCTCTACTCTCTTGGGAAGTTAGTAGAACTAATTTCTACTTACCAATATTCAGAAAAGTCAGAGCAGGCAGTCCTCACTCTACAGTTCCTACACGTCATTACAAG TCAGAACCTGCAGTGCTTCACAGTGCgatgcagtgcagcagcagctcgtAGTGAGGATCCATATATTGACACGACTGTGAAG GCTTGTCCACCTGTCACACTGGATGTCTGTACATTAAGAATGCAGCTTTTTATAGGACCAAGAGCTATCTGTCATTTCAAAAACCATATAATTCTTTTGACTAAGGCAGACACAGAAGATATTACTGAAAGAAGAAAGCCTACAAGAAGGATGCT TTCCAGAAAGACTGACCACATCAAATCCAGAACAAATTCTGAGTCAGAGCCGGGTTggaatttatatattataaatactGTTTCAACAATTCAGCTTTACAGAGAAATG GTAGAATATAGTAGAACTTATGAAAATGTTAAAACTGAGAGCTGCATCCATCTTTTAAGTGAGGCTCACTTACTGATCAGAGCAGCTATAATGGACCCTCATTTCCTTAAATCAGATGAGAAGGAAGATCTTCTGAGAGCATTCAGAGAAAGTTGTGCCTTCTTAGGAGACTGCTACAGCAG GTTTGACACAAAGGATTACCACCTTGCTTTGCCATACTACAGAATGTCAGGTTTATCCATGAGTGAAGTTTTAAAGAGACTAGTTTCAGAAGGTGATGAAATGCAGACATACGAGAGAGGATTTATATTTTACTTAACTCATTCTCTTAATGAAGACTCAAACGAAGAATTAAGTAAG GAATCAGGAAATAAAGTTCTCCAGATACTGTATCTTGCGGACCCTGTGCAGCTGCCTGATATCCTTTGCAGTCCCAGCATGAGAAACATATGTCCTTTGACAGCTGTGAAGTATCTTCAGAAAGTAGAAAAGATGATGCCATCAGTGGTCCTGACACTTACTAAGGCTTTCTTTGCTCTGAAAATGGGAGACCTGGCAATGTATGAACATGAAATGCACTCCTATAAGGAG ACAACACTGGCTTGCGGCTTCATTGGGCAGCCACGGCTCCTGCAGCAGCGTAAGGAAGGAATTGTTACACCAACTGAGTTTGCTGTTCACCTCAAGGAGACGCAGCCTGGTTTACTCGTGGCTGCCACTGTGGCTTTACATGAGAACAGTAAAATTGAACTAGAAGAAGCAGATACCTTTTTCAAG ATGCTGTGTAATAGCAGTGAAAACACTAttccccagctcctggtggatTTCTGGGAAGCTCTTCTTGTAGTGTCCTCTCAGGAAAAAATACTTCGGGAGCTCCTACTAAGGGTTACTTCTCAGTATGTTCAGAGAATATCAAAGAAGCAACTTCCTGAGACTAAGCCATTGAAAACAACAGAGGATCTA ATAAATTCCTGCAGTCATTTTGGGTTGATTGTTCCATGGATAGCTTCCATAATGTCAGTGGGATGTTCATCTGACAAAGATTACCATGAAGACATCTCAAGACTACAG TCTCTTTTATGCAGTCAGTCAATCAGTATAGCTTCAGCGCTGCCTGTTTTGGAGCCCCTGACGGAGGCTGACAGCGCTGGCCTCGCTGTCCGTGTTCTCTGCAATACCCGTCTGGGCAACTACGAGGAAGCCATTGACCAGCTGCTCACAAGGTGTCCTGGTGCAGCTGTGATCTATGCTCAGCATGAGCTGAAAGGTGACACTCAG
- the LOC132077593 gene encoding tubulin alpha-3 chain isoform X1, translated as MRECISIHVGQAGVQIGNACWELYCLEHGIQPDGQVPSDNTMGRGDDSFNTFFSETGAGKHVPRAVFVDLEPTVVDEVRTGTYRQLFHPEQLITGKEDAANNYARGHYTIGKEIVDLVLDRIRKLADLCTGLQGFLIFHSFGGGTGSGFASLLMERLSVDYGKKSKLEFAIYPAPQVSTAVVEPYNSILTTHTTLEHSDCAFMVDNEAIYDICRRNLDIGRPTYTNLNRLIGQIVSSITASLRFDGALNVDLTEFQTNLVPYPRIHFPLVTYAPIISAEKAYHEQLSVAEITHACFEPANQMVKCDPRHGKYMACCMLYRGDVVPKDVNAAIATIKTKRTIQFVDWCPTGFKVGINYQPPTVVPGADLAKVQRAVCMLSNTTAIAEAWARLDHKFDLMYTKRAFVHWYVGEGMEEGEFSEAREDLAALEKDYEEVGLDSIEAEAEEGDEY; from the exons ATG CGTGAATGCATATCCATCCACGTTGGCCAGGCTGGTGTTCAGATTGGCAATGCATGTTGGGAATTGTATTGTCTTGAACATGGGATCCAGCCTGACGGTCAAGTGCCTAGTGATAATACTATGGGACGTGGAGATGATTCATTTAACACTTTCTTCAGTGAGACAGGAGCTGGTAAACATGTTCCGAGAGCAGTGTTTGTAGACCTAGAACCAACCGTAGTTG ATGAAGTACGTACAGGCACGTATAGGCAGTTATTCCATCCTGAGCAGCTCATTACTGGGAAAGAAGATGCAGCCAATAATTATGCCAGAGGCCATTATACCATTGGAAAAGAGATTGTTGATTTAGTGCTAGACCGCATTCGCAAACTG GCTGACCTCTGCACAGGGCTGCAAGGCTTCCTTATCTTTCATAGTTTTGGTGGAGGCACTGGTTCAGGGTTTGCATCACTGCTCATGGAAAGGCTATCTGTTGACTATGGCAAGAAATCTAAACTGGAGTTTGCAATTTATCCAGCACCACAAGTTTCCACTGCTGTAGTGGAACCCTACAACTCAATTCTAACTACCCACACAACATTAGAGCATTCAGACTGTGCCTTTATGGTAGATAATGAAGCCATTTATGATATATGTCGTCGTAACCTGGACATTGGCCGTCCTACTTACACCAATTTAAACCGATTAATTGGGCAGATTGTTTCATCCATCACAGCTTCACTACGTTTTGATGGAGCCCTCAATGTAGATCTGACAGAATTTCAAACTAACCTGGTTCCATACCCACGAATCCATTTCCCCTTGGTAACATATGCCCCTATCATCTCCGCTGAAAAAGCATATCATGAGCAGTTATCTGTGGCTGAAATTACCCATGCTTGCTTTGAACCAGCCAACCAGATGGTCAAATGTGACCCTCGCCATGGCAAGTACATGGCCTGCTGCATGTTATACAGAGGTGATGTTGTGCCCAAAGATGTCAATGCAGCCATTGCCACTATCAAGACTAAACGTACCATTCAGTTTGTGGATTGGTGCCCAACTGGATTCAAG GTGGGCATTAACTACCAGCCTCCAACTGTGGTGCCAGGTGCTGATCTTGCCAAGGTCCAGCGGGCTGTGTGTATGCTGAGTAACACAACTGCTATTGCAGAAGCATGGGCTCGGCTTGACCACAAATTTGATCTCATGTATACTAAGCGTGCCTTTGTGCATTGGTATGttggggaggggatggaggaagGAGAATTCTCTGAAGCTCGGGAAGACCTGGCTGCCCTTGAAAAGGATTATGAAGAAGTTGGCCTAGACTCAATAGAAGCAGAGGCTGAAGAAGGAGACGAATATTGA
- the LOC132077593 gene encoding tubulin alpha-3 chain isoform X2 gives MGRGDDSFNTFFSETGAGKHVPRAVFVDLEPTVVDEVRTGTYRQLFHPEQLITGKEDAANNYARGHYTIGKEIVDLVLDRIRKLADLCTGLQGFLIFHSFGGGTGSGFASLLMERLSVDYGKKSKLEFAIYPAPQVSTAVVEPYNSILTTHTTLEHSDCAFMVDNEAIYDICRRNLDIGRPTYTNLNRLIGQIVSSITASLRFDGALNVDLTEFQTNLVPYPRIHFPLVTYAPIISAEKAYHEQLSVAEITHACFEPANQMVKCDPRHGKYMACCMLYRGDVVPKDVNAAIATIKTKRTIQFVDWCPTGFKVGINYQPPTVVPGADLAKVQRAVCMLSNTTAIAEAWARLDHKFDLMYTKRAFVHWYVGEGMEEGEFSEAREDLAALEKDYEEVGLDSIEAEAEEGDEY, from the exons ATGGGACGTGGAGATGATTCATTTAACACTTTCTTCAGTGAGACAGGAGCTGGTAAACATGTTCCGAGAGCAGTGTTTGTAGACCTAGAACCAACCGTAGTTG ATGAAGTACGTACAGGCACGTATAGGCAGTTATTCCATCCTGAGCAGCTCATTACTGGGAAAGAAGATGCAGCCAATAATTATGCCAGAGGCCATTATACCATTGGAAAAGAGATTGTTGATTTAGTGCTAGACCGCATTCGCAAACTG GCTGACCTCTGCACAGGGCTGCAAGGCTTCCTTATCTTTCATAGTTTTGGTGGAGGCACTGGTTCAGGGTTTGCATCACTGCTCATGGAAAGGCTATCTGTTGACTATGGCAAGAAATCTAAACTGGAGTTTGCAATTTATCCAGCACCACAAGTTTCCACTGCTGTAGTGGAACCCTACAACTCAATTCTAACTACCCACACAACATTAGAGCATTCAGACTGTGCCTTTATGGTAGATAATGAAGCCATTTATGATATATGTCGTCGTAACCTGGACATTGGCCGTCCTACTTACACCAATTTAAACCGATTAATTGGGCAGATTGTTTCATCCATCACAGCTTCACTACGTTTTGATGGAGCCCTCAATGTAGATCTGACAGAATTTCAAACTAACCTGGTTCCATACCCACGAATCCATTTCCCCTTGGTAACATATGCCCCTATCATCTCCGCTGAAAAAGCATATCATGAGCAGTTATCTGTGGCTGAAATTACCCATGCTTGCTTTGAACCAGCCAACCAGATGGTCAAATGTGACCCTCGCCATGGCAAGTACATGGCCTGCTGCATGTTATACAGAGGTGATGTTGTGCCCAAAGATGTCAATGCAGCCATTGCCACTATCAAGACTAAACGTACCATTCAGTTTGTGGATTGGTGCCCAACTGGATTCAAG GTGGGCATTAACTACCAGCCTCCAACTGTGGTGCCAGGTGCTGATCTTGCCAAGGTCCAGCGGGCTGTGTGTATGCTGAGTAACACAACTGCTATTGCAGAAGCATGGGCTCGGCTTGACCACAAATTTGATCTCATGTATACTAAGCGTGCCTTTGTGCATTGGTATGttggggaggggatggaggaagGAGAATTCTCTGAAGCTCGGGAAGACCTGGCTGCCCTTGAAAAGGATTATGAAGAAGTTGGCCTAGACTCAATAGAAGCAGAGGCTGAAGAAGGAGACGAATATTGA
- the HPS3 gene encoding BLOC-2 complex member HPS3 isoform X1, with protein sequence MVQLYNLHPFGSQRVVPCKQEPAHFCCGQDVLFVASTAASCRVDVFTLREQGRCEALGSFATLGPVLRMAHSSAGDYLVTIEEKSKATFLRAYMNWRCMSAGSSRVCVRMVGHKMEESYSEALKEQMSVVEMPLSDPPLCISCCPVNGDLLVGCKNKLVIFCLKYRVINQNLTVLDFERSLILHIDNLIPVEVAFCARHIAITTELDVLILKLQLVQQSADRTEQCAQGVSAPEKAMDGGVKDESPSTHPSQLELDEFIICQKPVELLGEQSKLCEIPVILESTELPAEDTKHFQVQYLLFRHFAPDQSPFGFCEETKLHSVQLLPVYQTGIPATAYEETENKRKLLSLFCFFSLPHVGYLYSLGKLVELISTYQYSEKSEQAVLTLQFLHVITSQNLQCFTVRCSAAAARSEDPYIDTTVKACPPVTLDVCTLRMQLFIGPRAICHFKNHIILLTKADTEDITERRKPTRRMLSRKTDHIKSRTNSESEPGWNLYIINTVSTIQLYREMVEYSRTYENVKTESCIHLLSEAHLLIRAAIMDPHFLKSDEKEDLLRAFRESCAFLGDCYSRFDTKDYHLALPYYRMSGLSMSEVLKRLVSEGDEMQTYERGFIFYLTHSLNEDSNEELSKESGNKVLQILYLADPVQLPDILCSPSMRNICPLTAVKYLQKVEKMMPSVVLTLTKAFFALKMGDLAMYEHEMHSYKETTLACGFIGQPRLLQQRKEGIVTPTEFAVHLKETQPGLLVAATVALHENSKIELEEADTFFKMLCNSSENTIPQLLVDFWEALLVVSSQEKILRELLLRVTSQYVQRISKKQLPETKPLKTTEDLINSCSHFGLIVPWIASIMSVGCSSDKDYHEDISRLQSLLCSQSISIASALPVLEPLTEADSAGLAVRVLCNTRLGNYEEAIDQLLTRCPGAAVIYAQHELKGDTQALWWNKLLPELCKRTRLTGNDCPVLISSLKETLSIVAMELELRDFLSLLPEDGTAAFFLPHLLHCSQRKLLT encoded by the exons ATGGTGCAGCTTTACAATCTGCACCCGTTCGGGTCGCAGCGAGTAGTGCCTTGCAAGCAAGAACCGGCTCACTTCTGCTGCGGCCAAGACGTGCTGTTCGTGGCCAGCACGGCGGCGAGCTGCAGGGTGGACGTGTTCACCTTGCGCGAACAGGGCCGCTGCGAGGCCCTGGGCTCCTTCGCCACACTGGGTCCGGTGCTGCGCATGGCGCACAGCTCGGCAG GAGACTATCTGGTGACaattgaagaaaaaagcaaagcaactTTCCTAAGAGCATATATGAACTGGAGATGCATGTCTGCAGGGAGTTCTCGCGTGTGTGTCCGGATGGTTGGTCACAAGATGGAAGAGTCATACAGTGAAGCCTTAAAAGAACAAATGTCAGTTGTTGAAATGCCACTTTCAGATCCTCCACTGTGCATTTCATGTTGTCCTGTGAATGGAGATCTACTTGTGGGCTGCAAGAATAAACTTGTCATATTCTGTTTGAAATACCGTGTCATAAACCAGAATTTGACTGTGTTAGATTTTGAACGCTCCTTAATTTTGCACATTGATAACCTCATTCCTGTCGAAGTTGCATTTTGTGCCAGACATATAGCCATAACAACAGAGCTGGATGTTCTAATCCTGAAACTGCAACTGGTCCAGCAAAGTGCAGACAGGACAGAGCAGTGTGCTCAGGGAGTCAGTGCACCAGAGAAGGCTATGGATGGAG GTGTGAAAGATGAAAGTCCTTCAACACATCCTTCACAGCTTGAATTAGATGAGTTCATCATATGTCAGAAGCCAGTGGAACTGCTTGGGGAACAAAGTAAGCTGTGTGAGATACCTGTCATACTGGAATCTACAGAGTTACCTGCAGAAGACACAAAGCACTTCCAAGTGCAGTATCTGCTTTTCAG ACATTTTGCGCCCGACCAGTCGCCTTTTGGGTTTTGTGAAGAGACTAAGTTGCACTCTGTTCAACTGCTTCCTGTATACCAGACAG GAATTCCTGCAACAGCCTATGAGGAAACTGAGAACAAGAGAAAACTtctgagtctcttctgctttttctctttacCTCATGTTGGATATCTCTACTCTCTTGGGAAGTTAGTAGAACTAATTTCTACTTACCAATATTCAGAAAAGTCAGAGCAGGCAGTCCTCACTCTACAGTTCCTACACGTCATTACAAG TCAGAACCTGCAGTGCTTCACAGTGCgatgcagtgcagcagcagctcgtAGTGAGGATCCATATATTGACACGACTGTGAAG GCTTGTCCACCTGTCACACTGGATGTCTGTACATTAAGAATGCAGCTTTTTATAGGACCAAGAGCTATCTGTCATTTCAAAAACCATATAATTCTTTTGACTAAGGCAGACACAGAAGATATTACTGAAAGAAGAAAGCCTACAAGAAGGATGCT TTCCAGAAAGACTGACCACATCAAATCCAGAACAAATTCTGAGTCAGAGCCGGGTTggaatttatatattataaatactGTTTCAACAATTCAGCTTTACAGAGAAATG GTAGAATATAGTAGAACTTATGAAAATGTTAAAACTGAGAGCTGCATCCATCTTTTAAGTGAGGCTCACTTACTGATCAGAGCAGCTATAATGGACCCTCATTTCCTTAAATCAGATGAGAAGGAAGATCTTCTGAGAGCATTCAGAGAAAGTTGTGCCTTCTTAGGAGACTGCTACAGCAG GTTTGACACAAAGGATTACCACCTTGCTTTGCCATACTACAGAATGTCAGGTTTATCCATGAGTGAAGTTTTAAAGAGACTAGTTTCAGAAGGTGATGAAATGCAGACATACGAGAGAGGATTTATATTTTACTTAACTCATTCTCTTAATGAAGACTCAAACGAAGAATTAAGTAAG GAATCAGGAAATAAAGTTCTCCAGATACTGTATCTTGCGGACCCTGTGCAGCTGCCTGATATCCTTTGCAGTCCCAGCATGAGAAACATATGTCCTTTGACAGCTGTGAAGTATCTTCAGAAAGTAGAAAAGATGATGCCATCAGTGGTCCTGACACTTACTAAGGCTTTCTTTGCTCTGAAAATGGGAGACCTGGCAATGTATGAACATGAAATGCACTCCTATAAGGAG ACAACACTGGCTTGCGGCTTCATTGGGCAGCCACGGCTCCTGCAGCAGCGTAAGGAAGGAATTGTTACACCAACTGAGTTTGCTGTTCACCTCAAGGAGACGCAGCCTGGTTTACTCGTGGCTGCCACTGTGGCTTTACATGAGAACAGTAAAATTGAACTAGAAGAAGCAGATACCTTTTTCAAG ATGCTGTGTAATAGCAGTGAAAACACTAttccccagctcctggtggatTTCTGGGAAGCTCTTCTTGTAGTGTCCTCTCAGGAAAAAATACTTCGGGAGCTCCTACTAAGGGTTACTTCTCAGTATGTTCAGAGAATATCAAAGAAGCAACTTCCTGAGACTAAGCCATTGAAAACAACAGAGGATCTA ATAAATTCCTGCAGTCATTTTGGGTTGATTGTTCCATGGATAGCTTCCATAATGTCAGTGGGATGTTCATCTGACAAAGATTACCATGAAGACATCTCAAGACTACAG TCTCTTTTATGCAGTCAGTCAATCAGTATAGCTTCAGCGCTGCCTGTTTTGGAGCCCCTGACGGAGGCTGACAGCGCTGGCCTCGCTGTCCGTGTTCTCTGCAATACCCGTCTGGGCAACTACGAGGAAGCCATTGACCAGCTGCTCACAAGGTGTCCTGGTGCAGCTGTGATCTATGCTCAGCATGAGCTGAAAGGTGACACTCAG